Proteins found in one Oribacterium sp. oral taxon 102 genomic segment:
- the aroC gene encoding chorismate synthase has product MPGNTFGKLFRITSFGESHGRALGVVLDGCPAGLPLSEADIQPYLDRRCPGQNLRTTARKEADRIEILSGVFEGKTTGMPIAMAVYNADQRSSDYSSIQDVFRPGHADLGFFEKYGIRDYRGGGRSSGRETVARVAAGAVAAKLLAEFGIFVTAEVIELAGIDTTNEAGKRAAEQRILSLREEHDSAGGVVCCRVQGLRPGLGEPVFDKLDARLAQAIMSIGAVKAVEFGDGTRAARLRGSENNDAFYMAETEDGAAFPRKRTNHAGGVLGGMSDGSELLLRAYFKPTPSIAKPQQTVNACGESVSLEIRGRHDPTVVERAAVVAECMTALVIADMLLENALARLDGLKRVYGMK; this is encoded by the coding sequence ATGCCCGGCAATACATTCGGCAAGCTTTTTCGGATCACCAGCTTCGGAGAGTCCCACGGCAGGGCACTGGGGGTCGTTCTAGACGGCTGTCCCGCAGGGCTCCCGCTCTCGGAGGCAGATATCCAACCCTATCTGGATCGGCGGTGTCCGGGACAGAATCTGCGGACGACCGCGCGGAAGGAGGCAGATCGGATCGAGATTCTTTCCGGCGTGTTCGAGGGGAAGACGACCGGTATGCCGATCGCGATGGCAGTGTACAATGCGGATCAGCGGAGCAGCGACTATTCCTCCATACAAGATGTATTCCGTCCGGGGCACGCGGATCTCGGATTCTTCGAGAAATACGGGATTCGGGACTATCGCGGCGGCGGACGTTCCTCCGGACGGGAGACGGTTGCGAGGGTCGCGGCGGGCGCGGTGGCGGCGAAGCTCCTCGCGGAGTTCGGGATCTTTGTCACGGCAGAGGTCATAGAGCTCGCCGGCATCGATACGACGAATGAGGCGGGAAAACGCGCTGCGGAGCAGCGGATCCTCTCGCTCCGGGAGGAGCATGATTCCGCGGGCGGCGTCGTATGCTGCCGGGTACAGGGGCTTCGCCCGGGTCTGGGAGAACCGGTCTTCGACAAGCTGGATGCGCGGCTTGCACAGGCGATCATGTCCATCGGCGCCGTCAAGGCGGTGGAGTTCGGAGACGGTACGCGGGCAGCACGCCTGCGCGGCTCTGAGAATAACGACGCCTTTTATATGGCGGAGACAGAGGACGGTGCAGCCTTTCCCCGGAAGCGGACGAATCATGCCGGCGGCGTACTCGGAGGAATGAGCGACGGCTCGGAGCTGCTGCTCCGCGCCTACTTCAAGCCGACACCCTCCATCGCCAAGCCCCAGCAGACCGTGAATGCGTGCGGCGAGAGCGTATCGCTCGAAATTCGCGGGCGGCATGACCCTACCGTGGTCGAGAGGGCAGCCGTCGTGGCAGAGTGCATGACGGCGCTCGTCATCGCGGATATGCTGCTGGAGAATGCGCTCGCGCGGCTGGACGGATTGAAGCGGGTATATGGAATGAAATAG
- a CDS encoding CAP domain-containing protein, translating to MVNETAFPFPGNPCSSRRDAAQAGGNAAQEALSLVNQQRTAAGLGALVWNQGLADCATVRAQEIVYVFSHTRPNGADWYTVNSGLMYGENPAMGYSSASGVVNGWMNSPSHKANIMNGSFKSCGISIIEANG from the coding sequence ATGGTAAACGAGACAGCTTTCCCATTTCCGGGTAATCCCTGTTCTTCTCGTCGGGATGCCGCGCAGGCAGGAGGCAATGCGGCGCAGGAGGCGCTCTCTCTTGTGAACCAGCAGCGGACAGCGGCAGGGCTTGGCGCCTTGGTATGGAATCAGGGACTGGCGGACTGCGCTACGGTGCGCGCGCAGGAAATCGTGTATGTGTTTTCGCATACCAGACCCAATGGCGCGGACTGGTATACGGTAAACAGCGGCCTGATGTACGGGGAGAATCCGGCGATGGGTTACAGCTCCGCCTCCGGTGTCGTGAACGGATGGATGAACTCTCCCAGCCACAAGGCGAATATTATGAACGGAAGCTTCAAAAGCTGCGGAATCTCCATCATTGAAGCAAACGGATAG
- a CDS encoding clostripain-related cysteine peptidase codes for MKRKKVWRGALLLTALFFLCLLQSCRGTNRGTVPTGGTAASDEAGGKAGERRETELPPSGKHGQSFTLLLYMIGSDLESEDGAASNDIAEILAAETEMPLRILIETGGAKSWKDPQIGDHAGRRFLVEKNELTELENLGECNMSEGETLSDFITFARESYPSERYALILWNHGAGTLMGYGHDENYPECMMPLSELRQALAAGGLRFDFVGFDACLMSTLETAAALSENADYMIASEETEPCSGWKYTGFLRALSHDTGLSAELLGRKIVDDFTDESEANYWDFNTLALIRLAAVKNVVDRLQDILKGEAEQVETEYVGIVQHAAKTKSFGEGQYEQIDLLDYIDRFPEETSGRKELEQAAESAIVYSRSLVENSCGLAFYYPYRRPESYDRVRDMLCEIGYPSEYFLFFNRFMNTMITGQ; via the coding sequence GTGAAAAGAAAAAAAGTCTGGAGGGGGGCGCTGCTTCTGACGGCGCTTTTTTTCCTCTGCCTTTTACAGAGCTGTAGAGGGACAAACAGAGGCACCGTCCCGACAGGAGGCACTGCGGCATCGGACGAAGCGGGCGGCAAGGCGGGGGAGCGCCGCGAGACGGAGCTTCCGCCGTCCGGAAAGCATGGACAGAGCTTCACGCTCCTGCTCTATATGATCGGTTCTGATCTGGAGTCGGAGGATGGCGCGGCAAGCAATGATATCGCGGAGATTCTGGCGGCGGAGACAGAAATGCCGCTCCGGATACTGATCGAGACCGGCGGAGCGAAAAGCTGGAAGGATCCTCAGATCGGCGACCATGCGGGCAGGCGCTTCCTCGTAGAGAAAAACGAGCTCACGGAGCTGGAAAATCTGGGAGAATGCAATATGTCAGAGGGGGAAACCCTTTCTGACTTTATTACGTTTGCCAGGGAAAGCTATCCCTCGGAGCGCTATGCACTGATCCTCTGGAACCATGGCGCGGGCACGCTGATGGGCTATGGGCATGACGAGAACTATCCGGAGTGCATGATGCCGCTTTCCGAGCTTCGGCAGGCATTGGCCGCGGGAGGACTGCGCTTCGATTTCGTGGGCTTCGATGCCTGCCTCATGAGCACGCTGGAGACGGCGGCGGCACTCTCGGAAAATGCAGACTACATGATCGCTTCGGAGGAGACGGAGCCCTGCTCCGGCTGGAAATACACCGGATTTTTACGGGCGCTCTCCCATGATACCGGTCTGTCTGCGGAGCTCCTCGGCAGGAAAATCGTGGATGATTTCACAGATGAGAGCGAGGCAAACTACTGGGATTTCAATACCCTTGCACTGATCCGTCTCGCTGCGGTGAAGAACGTGGTCGATCGTCTGCAGGACATTCTGAAGGGGGAGGCGGAGCAGGTCGAAACGGAATATGTAGGGATCGTGCAGCACGCGGCGAAAACCAAAAGCTTCGGGGAAGGACAGTATGAGCAGATAGACCTGCTGGACTATATCGACCGCTTTCCGGAGGAGACTTCCGGGAGAAAAGAGCTGGAGCAGGCGGCCGAATCAGCCATCGTGTATTCCAGAAGCCTGGTCGAGAATTCCTGCGGACTGGCATTCTACTACCCTTACCGTCGGCCGGAGAGCTATGATCGGGTTCGGGATATGCTCTGTGAGATCGGATATCCCTCGGAATATTTTCTCTTTTTCAACCGCTTTATGAATACCATGATTACCGGACAGTAG
- the rbsK gene encoding ribokinase: MGKVTVFGSFVVDLMARSPHLPIPGETVKGSMFKMGPGGKGFNQGVAAHKAGADVLMVTKLGKDSFANVALETMDRLRMNKDHVFTTERTETGIALILVDEKSSQNEILIVPGACATISKEDIDSLEETIKGSEYVLLQLEVNQDANERIADMANRYGCRVIMNSAPYAPMTDEFLSKLYMVTPNEVEAEEITGVPVNDLEGAKRAAAYFRDRGVKKVVITLGARGVFISDGETEDIIPAFQVEVVDTTGAGDAFNGGLLAALSKGQPIPDAVRFGQAVAALSVQRIGTTPAMPTFDEIEAFLAEH, from the coding sequence ATGGGAAAAGTAACGGTATTTGGAAGCTTTGTAGTCGACCTCATGGCAAGGAGTCCGCATCTTCCGATCCCGGGAGAAACAGTAAAGGGCTCTATGTTTAAGATGGGGCCAGGCGGAAAGGGGTTTAATCAGGGAGTAGCGGCGCATAAAGCAGGTGCGGATGTGCTTATGGTTACAAAGCTTGGAAAGGATAGCTTTGCGAATGTCGCACTGGAGACCATGGATCGTCTCCGTATGAACAAAGATCATGTATTCACCACGGAGCGGACGGAGACAGGAATCGCGCTGATTCTGGTTGATGAGAAAAGCAGTCAGAATGAAATTTTAATTGTTCCCGGCGCATGCGCAACGATTTCCAAAGAGGATATTGACAGCCTTGAGGAGACGATAAAGGGATCCGAATATGTCCTGCTTCAGCTGGAGGTAAACCAGGATGCAAACGAAAGAATCGCAGATATGGCAAACAGATATGGCTGCAGGGTGATTATGAACAGTGCACCGTATGCGCCCATGACGGATGAATTTCTTTCCAAGCTGTATATGGTTACGCCAAATGAGGTTGAGGCGGAAGAGATTACAGGGGTTCCGGTGAACGATTTGGAAGGGGCGAAGAGGGCCGCGGCGTACTTCCGGGACAGAGGCGTGAAAAAGGTGGTCATCACGCTTGGTGCAAGAGGCGTTTTTATATCAGATGGAGAGACCGAAGACATTATCCCGGCTTTTCAAGTGGAGGTGGTTGATACAACAGGAGCGGGCGATGCCTTTAACGGAGGTCTTTTGGCTGCGCTTTCGAAGGGACAGCCGATTCCTGATGCGGTGCGTTTTGGGCAGGCTGTGGCGGCATTGTCTGTACAAAGGATCGGCACGACACCGGCTATGCCGACATTTGATGAAATCGAAGCATTTCTGGCAGAACATTAA
- a CDS encoding RbsD/FucU family protein codes for MSYLKGIPSNISSDLLKALADMGHGDLLVIADHFYPPHSKTPNGIMVDAKGCGAAEIIDSILKLMPLDIEYEAHPVEYMVPDADSGMHIEKQRVWEDAIVAVENNGYKREIVSAIERSRFYEKAGRAFLTVCTSEVQPYGCFLMQKGVM; via the coding sequence ATGAGCTATTTAAAAGGAATACCTTCAAATATCAGCTCTGATTTATTGAAGGCGCTGGCAGATATGGGGCATGGAGATCTTTTGGTTATTGCGGATCATTTTTATCCGCCCCACAGTAAGACGCCGAATGGCATCATGGTGGATGCCAAGGGGTGCGGTGCGGCGGAGATCATTGACTCGATTTTAAAGCTCATGCCGCTGGACATTGAGTATGAAGCGCATCCGGTTGAATATATGGTGCCGGATGCGGATTCCGGAATGCATATAGAAAAGCAAAGGGTTTGGGAGGATGCCATCGTGGCGGTGGAAAACAATGGATACAAAAGGGAAATTGTAAGCGCCATAGAACGGTCCAGATTCTATGAAAAAGCGGGACGGGCTTTCCTTACAGTTTGTACCAGCGAAGTCCAGCCGTATGGCTGCTTCCTGATGCAAAAGGGCGTTATGTAA
- a CDS encoding substrate-binding domain-containing protein, with amino-acid sequence MKRRSMVTGLAAVIAVSLTACGGAGSSTTASTGATSQETTAGMTASASGKSYDIVYLSPSTASNFWSQVEVGILQAKTDAEKEYGITINYTLTGPAEEQQTEEYITAFENTIALNPNAIVTATLSIDPTVPKAREATQAGIVLNFVNCGIGTGDDGANEDCYNEFYYCSNDTIGEMAGQAFLAAMKAKDIPMEGGVIGVNMNAENEALEHRIQSFRDYISANAPGLEMTETYYNGNNTEKAQTNAENIIASYGDKLIGLYSGNNITADGVCQAVSAANLGKSFVSVGVDSDDIEVSALRSGTLDAIIVQDAYTQGYNCMMNAILTVMNGKNPEEKKQINCPPTIVTSENIDSEEVQFMMNPAIR; translated from the coding sequence ATGAAAAGAAGATCCATGGTAACAGGACTGGCGGCGGTAATAGCGGTTTCTCTGACAGCTTGCGGCGGCGCGGGGAGCAGTACGACTGCATCGACGGGAGCGACATCACAGGAAACAACGGCGGGAATGACAGCTTCGGCGTCTGGAAAAAGCTATGACATTGTATATCTTTCTCCGTCAACCGCTTCCAATTTCTGGAGTCAGGTCGAGGTAGGCATTCTGCAGGCAAAGACGGATGCGGAAAAGGAATATGGAATTACGATCAATTATACGCTGACTGGTCCGGCGGAGGAACAGCAGACCGAGGAATATATCACGGCGTTTGAAAACACAATCGCACTGAACCCGAATGCGATTGTCACAGCAACGCTTTCGATTGACCCAACCGTACCGAAGGCCAGAGAGGCCACGCAGGCAGGCATTGTTCTTAATTTCGTAAACTGCGGTATCGGGACTGGTGATGATGGGGCGAATGAGGATTGCTATAATGAGTTCTACTACTGCTCTAACGATACGATCGGCGAGATGGCGGGACAGGCATTCCTTGCAGCTATGAAGGCAAAGGACATCCCTATGGAAGGCGGTGTAATCGGCGTGAATATGAATGCCGAGAATGAAGCGCTTGAACACAGAATACAGTCCTTCCGCGATTACATTTCCGCCAATGCGCCTGGTCTTGAAATGACAGAGACATACTACAATGGCAACAATACGGAGAAGGCGCAGACTAATGCGGAAAATATTATTGCATCCTACGGAGATAAGCTGATTGGTCTTTACTCCGGAAATAATATTACAGCGGATGGCGTGTGCCAGGCGGTGTCGGCAGCAAATCTTGGCAAATCGTTTGTATCTGTTGGTGTTGACTCAGATGATATCGAGGTTTCGGCGCTTCGCAGCGGAACGCTTGATGCCATTATCGTTCAGGATGCCTATACGCAGGGATATAATTGTATGATGAATGCAATTCTGACTGTGATGAATGGGAAGAATCCTGAAGAAAAGAAGCAGATCAATTGTCCTCCGACGATCGTAACAAGCGAGAATATTGATAGTGAAGAGGTGCAGTTCATGATGAACCCCGCCATTCGGTAA
- a CDS encoding sugar ABC transporter ATP-binding protein, translated as MQEEFILKVDNVCKYYPGVTALKNVSFTVKKGEVRALCGENGAGKSTLIKCIMGVERPDEGKIELNYNGSWVVNENALQAQEHGVFANYQNVNIAPDLSIAENYYLGRQPRKGSFVDWKKMMSDSQRIIDKFEMNIRPEQKIRELPIAMQAMVTISKISVNSDIRLVIFDEPTALLENEKVEILYRYIAELKRAGASIIYISHRLEEIMDICDSVTVLKDGTYVDTKPIAEVTKDSLISMMVGREMTDIYNIQHFTPGDELLRAEHIGDGKHFQDVSFSLRRGEIIGFFGLVGAGRSEIMRAITGVEKITAGDVYVRGEKTVIKNPSEALKKGIGFLTEDRRADGCALKLSIKTNINMSSLDMISRMGCVNLKKEDERAKEFVARVNIKTPGVAQLVGNLSGGNQQKVVIAKLLCRNPDILIFDEPTVGVDVGAKQEIYKIIESLTGQGRGVIVISSYLPEVMGLADRLYILGQGKITGVFGPEELKALTEEKALKAASLGD; from the coding sequence TTGCAGGAAGAATTCATTCTGAAAGTGGATAATGTGTGCAAATACTATCCGGGCGTTACGGCACTCAAAAATGTCAGCTTTACTGTAAAAAAAGGAGAGGTAAGAGCTCTCTGCGGAGAAAACGGCGCAGGAAAGTCCACACTCATCAAATGTATTATGGGTGTGGAGCGTCCGGATGAAGGGAAAATCGAGCTGAATTATAACGGTTCCTGGGTTGTAAATGAAAATGCGCTCCAGGCGCAGGAGCATGGCGTATTTGCGAATTATCAGAATGTAAACATCGCCCCAGATCTTAGTATAGCAGAGAATTACTATCTCGGTCGTCAGCCGAGAAAGGGATCATTTGTTGACTGGAAGAAAATGATGTCTGACAGTCAGCGGATTATTGACAAATTTGAAATGAATATTCGTCCGGAGCAGAAGATCAGAGAATTGCCGATTGCCATGCAGGCTATGGTGACGATCAGTAAGATCTCCGTAAACAGCGACATCCGTTTGGTGATTTTTGACGAACCCACGGCACTTCTTGAAAATGAGAAGGTTGAAATCCTTTACAGGTATATTGCAGAGCTGAAAAGGGCCGGCGCCAGCATCATTTATATCTCCCATCGGCTGGAGGAGATTATGGATATTTGCGACTCAGTCACGGTGCTGAAGGACGGAACATATGTGGATACAAAACCGATTGCGGAAGTAACCAAGGACAGCCTGATTTCAATGATGGTTGGCCGTGAAATGACGGACATCTACAATATTCAGCATTTTACCCCAGGCGATGAACTGCTGCGTGCAGAGCATATCGGTGACGGCAAGCATTTTCAGGATGTCAGCTTCTCTCTCCGGCGTGGAGAAATCATAGGATTTTTTGGCCTTGTCGGGGCCGGACGGAGTGAAATCATGCGGGCAATAACCGGCGTTGAAAAAATTACGGCAGGAGATGTCTATGTCCGGGGGGAGAAGACGGTTATAAAAAATCCATCAGAAGCATTAAAAAAGGGAATCGGTTTTCTGACAGAGGATAGAAGAGCAGATGGATGTGCGCTGAAGCTTTCCATTAAAACGAATATTAATATGAGCTCTCTCGATATGATCAGCCGTATGGGGTGCGTCAATTTGAAAAAAGAGGATGAACGCGCAAAGGAGTTTGTTGCACGTGTCAATATCAAAACGCCCGGTGTTGCGCAGCTGGTTGGCAACTTGTCTGGAGGGAATCAGCAAAAGGTTGTGATCGCGAAGCTCTTGTGCCGGAATCCGGATATTCTGATATTTGATGAACCTACTGTAGGCGTAGATGTCGGAGCTAAGCAGGAAATCTATAAAATCATAGAGAGCCTGACCGGACAGGGACGTGGCGTGATAGTTATTTCTTCGTATTTGCCGGAGGTCATGGGGCTGGCAGACAGGTTATATATTCTTGGACAGGGAAAAATAACCGGTGTATTTGGACCGGAAGAGCTGAAAGCGCTGACGGAGGAAAAGGCGCTGAAAGCGGCATCTCTGGGAGATTGA
- a CDS encoding ABC transporter permease → MNSKLNKTSVFASTEFTLGIIIVVLFALASFFTKSFFSLYNVSNLFKQGAIVGVLAIAQTAIIITGGIDISGGAIAGLSCMIMALLSTRTSLPLPVYLVLSLIVSVGCGFMNSVIIYDLKVPPMIATLGTQTVFRGIVKLLCNGNPVTFKEGKILGLGTSLIGGFLPALTLIWIVMAIAIFLWLRYRITGRNMFVIGSGIEVARLSGINVRKMHYLVYSMAGLIYGIAGLMLAARVGMAQPGTGEGYDMNAIAAAVIGGASLAGGRGAVTGTLLGTLLMVIITNAGTAFQIDPYILDVTTGILIIFAVSMDMMKAKKGH, encoded by the coding sequence ATGAACAGCAAATTAAATAAGACATCTGTTTTCGCAAGTACGGAGTTTACATTGGGAATAATTATCGTGGTTCTCTTTGCGCTGGCTTCCTTTTTTACAAAGAGCTTTTTCAGTCTTTACAATGTATCCAACCTTTTTAAGCAGGGAGCGATAGTAGGTGTTCTTGCTATCGCGCAGACGGCTATCATTATCACCGGAGGAATTGATATTTCTGGTGGCGCAATCGCTGGTCTATCGTGTATGATAATGGCGCTGCTTTCCACCAGAACAAGTCTTCCGCTGCCTGTTTATCTTGTTCTGTCCCTGATTGTTTCCGTGGGATGCGGCTTTATGAATTCTGTGATCATCTATGATTTGAAGGTTCCTCCGATGATTGCCACACTGGGGACCCAGACGGTCTTCAGGGGGATCGTGAAGCTGCTTTGCAATGGAAATCCGGTAACGTTCAAGGAGGGAAAGATTCTCGGATTGGGAACCTCGCTTATCGGCGGCTTCCTGCCGGCGTTGACGTTGATCTGGATCGTAATGGCTATTGCGATTTTCCTGTGGCTTCGTTATAGAATTACCGGACGGAATATGTTTGTGATCGGCTCTGGCATTGAGGTGGCGAGGCTTAGCGGCATTAATGTCCGCAAGATGCATTATCTGGTTTATTCCATGGCGGGGCTGATTTATGGAATTGCCGGTCTCATGCTGGCGGCGCGTGTCGGCATGGCGCAGCCGGGAACCGGGGAAGGATATGATATGAACGCAATTGCAGCTGCTGTGATTGGCGGGGCTTCTCTCGCGGGCGGACGCGGGGCGGTCACGGGAACGCTGCTTGGCACATTGCTGATGGTTATTATTACCAACGCAGGAACCGCATTCCAGATTGATCCGTATATTCTGGATGTTACCACCGGTATATTGATTATTTTTGCGGTATCTATGGATATGATGAAAGCGAAGAAAGGTCATTAG